In one Cyclopterus lumpus isolate fCycLum1 chromosome 22, fCycLum1.pri, whole genome shotgun sequence genomic region, the following are encoded:
- the fbxo34 gene encoding F-box only protein 34: protein MHLKSSRCSSLFVRTCSGNHGNISRLPLGVLYTNTLRLKAPPPLQLYQTAGEDADAPLDIWTVIKPGHVREKIAIFASDGGGSSDRTPSGSSRAGKAKGSREENCRSKRRRRSGSNRNLQQDANTRVRDTRQPSPRRSGGGLRDGEAVKTTAEEQKVSVVEMVAFLEQRKSERQPDSKPPIALQRSSASITLSRAPPLEVKWEEPESVRVSDMVAKLESECLKRSTEGDLSRSSSLRRTVGRVLLAAGDQSPAPCRPSSPSSSLSQSVGREPISYSEPALTTPPSGEAQGAPPPEEPLPGLLFLSASQPRPSTARRDSGSQSERRAADGASEEEEEVAGVTLCRSASVSQDFLSLRRRLQRLLEPRPLLAALPPHLLLRVLLLLPTRSLAALKCSCRYFLFVIDHYGVRPADSLWVSDPRYRDDPCKQCKRRGGGGGDVTPCRWHHKPYCQAMPGGPGFWMCCRGARRDAPGCNVGLHDNRWVPAFHSINAPIYRRGRHDD, encoded by the coding sequence ATGCACCTGAAGTCGTCCAGGTGCAGCAGCCTGTTTGTGAGGACCTGCAGtggtaaccatggcaacatCAGCCGCCTCCCCCTCGGTGTCCTCTATACCAACACGCTGCGGCTGaaggccccgcctcctctccaACTGTACCAGACCGCCGGAGAGGATGCCGACGCCCCACTGGACATCTGGACCGTCATCAAGCCCGGACACGTCCGGGAGAAGATCGCCATCTTTGCTTCAGACGGCGGCGGTAGCAGCGACAGGACGCCGTCGGGGTCGTCCCGGGCTGGGAAGGCCAAGGGGAGCCGGGAGGAAAACTGCCGCTCCAAACGGCGCCGCAGATCGGGAAGCAACCGGAACCTCCAGCAGGACGCGAATACACGGGTACGGGACACACGGCAACCATCTCCACGGCGATCGGGCGGCGGGCTGCGCGACGGCGAGGCCGTGAAGACGACGGCGGAGGAGCAGAAGGTGTCGGTGGTCGAGATGGTGGCATTCCTGGAGCAGAGAAAAAGCGAGCGGCAGCCGGACTCCAAACCTCCGATCGCCCTCCAGAGGAGCTCTGCCTCCATCACGCTGTCCAGAGCTCCGCCCCTCGAGGTCAAGTGGGAGGAGCCAGAGAGTGTCAGGGTGTCAGACATGGTGGCCAAGCTGGAGTCCGAGTGTCTGAAGAGAAGTACGGAGGGAGATCTGTCGAGGAGCAGCAGCCTGAGGAGGACGGTGGGGCGCGTCCTGCTCGCCGCCGGGGACcagagccccgccccctgccggccttcatcaccatcatcatcgttaTCACAGAGTGTGGGCAGGGAGCCAATCAGCTACTCAGAACCCGCTCTGACCACACCCCCCTCAGGTGAGGCCCAGGGGGCTCCGCCTCCTGAGGAGCCCCTGCCAggcttgttgtttttgtctgcctCACAGCCCCGCCCCTCTACCGCCCGTCGTGATTCCGGCAGCCAATCGGAGAGGAGGGCGGCTGACGGAGcttcggaggaggaggaagaggttgCGGGCGTGACTCTGTGCCGCAGTGCGTCGGTGTCGCAGGACTTCCTGTCGCTGCGTCGGCGCCTGCAGCGGCTGCTAGAGCCGCGGCCGCTGCTCGCCGCGCTGCCGCCCCACCTGCTGCTGAgggtcctgctgctgctgcccacgCGCAGCCTCGCTGCGCTCAAGTGCAGCTGCCGCTACTTCCTGTTCGTAATCGACCACTACGGCGTGCGGCCCGCCGACTCGCTCTGGGTGTCCGACCCCCGCTACCGTGACGACCCCTGTAAGCAGTGCAAGCGgcggggcggcggcggcggcgacgtgaccccgTGCCGTTGGCATCACAAGCCGTACTGCCAGGCGATGCCTGGCGGCCCCGGCTTCTGGATGTGTTGCCGTGGCGCCCGCAGGGACGCGCCCGGCTGCAACGTGGGGCTCCACGACAACCGCTGGGTGCCGGCGTTCCACAGCATCAACGCGCCGATTTACAGGCGGGGTCGCCATGACGACTGA
- the lgals3b gene encoding galectin-3b yields MDLSEALGDWPSGGNNQQPTWPGGQPGGQPGGGGTWPGQSTNPTWPGNSTNPTWPGGQPGGGGAWPGQPGQPSQPSWPGQPGQPSQPSWPGQPGQPSQPSWPGQPGQPSQPGQPSPNPQPSAPGPGPGPGPGFQSGLKKNLAVPYDQTLPNGVHDKLLITIVGTIKSNAENFAVNLSTSHDLAFHFNPRFNKNGKTVIVRNTCISNKWGKEERDISGNVPLIPGQPFEMKIMCTNREYKVAINNSHLLTYQHRVTDLKHINKLSIYNDLTLSDVRLETLP; encoded by the exons ATGGAC ctgAGCGAAGCTCTAGGAGATTGGCCCTCTGGTGGCAACAACCAACAACCTACCTGGCCTGGAGGTCAGCCTGGAGGTCAGCCTGGAGGTGGAGGGACCTGGCCTGGACAATCTACTAACCCCACCTGGCCAG GTAACTCCACTAACCCCACCTGGCCTGGAGGTCAGCCTGGAGGTGGAGGGGCCTGGCCCGGACAGCCCGGACAACCAAGCCAGCCCTCCTGGCCCGGACAGCCCGGACAACCAAGCCAGCCCTCCTGGCCCGGACAGCCCGGACAACCAAGCCAGCCCTCCTGGCCCGGACAGCCCGGACAGCCAAGCCAGCCCGGACAGCCCTCTCCCAACCCCCAACCATCTGcaccaggacctggacctggacctggacctggttTTCAATCTGGACTCAAAAAGAATCTG GCGGTTCCGTACGACCAGACTCTGCCTAACGGAGTTCATGACAAACTGCTCATTACCATCGTTGGAACCATCAAGTCCAACGCTGAGAA TTTCGCAGTGAATCTGTCAACATCACATGACCTGGCCTTCCACTTCAACCCTCGCTTCAATAAAAATGGCAAGACGGTGATCGTCAGGAACACCTGCATCAGCAATAAGTgggggaaagaagagagagacatcTCAGGGAACGTTCCCTTGATCCCAGGACAGCCTTTCGAG ATGAAGATCATGTGCACCAACCGAGAGTATAAGGTCGCCATAAACAACTCTCACCTTCTGACGTACCAACACCGGGTGACCGACCTGAAACACATCAACAAACTCAGCATCTACAACGACCTCACCCTGAGCGATGTCCGCCTCGAGACTCTGCCCTGA